A region of Bos javanicus breed banteng chromosome 17, ARS-OSU_banteng_1.0, whole genome shotgun sequence DNA encodes the following proteins:
- the MGARP gene encoding protein MGARP → MGHDQSCLSYSRCEVRNISSPLRVEDKAVGRQMTATSRFPIPILRCRRQLSSQAQEKATESGDWVEGGRCRRPTPMPIPRDRPGGAGRGRRPSPGRGSQPRSRLRAREAASLLAAGAMYLRRAVSKTLALPLRAPPGPAPLRKDASLRWISSNKFPGSSGSNMIYYLVVGVTVSAGGYYTYKRVTSGKAKRSDHVTDLKEKTKVELQPPQGEKENLVGAEEASLEAPEVSSTEASPVVTEDIPDAPAVVVKEAPPCPDDAEAAPAETVVVGAEPKPEMTDAATVETTEVSTETTSEVTSAGPEEAAAVDSAEGTTENESPGECAELEENSPVESESSAGEDLQEEACAGSEAASAQG, encoded by the exons AtggggcatgatcagtcatgtctgtcttATTCCAGATGCGAGGTCCGAAACATTTCCAGTCCACTCCGAGTGGAAGATAAAGCAGTGGGCAGGCAGATGACAGCGACTTCACGTTTCCCTATCCCGATTCTGAGGTGCCGCCGTCAGCTGAGTTCTCAGGCccaggaaaaagcaacagagtctGGAGATTGGGTTGAGGGAGGAAGGTGCAGAAGACCAACCCCTATGCCCATCCCCAGAGACCGCCCGGGCGGGGCGGGCAGGGGTCGGCGCCCCTCCCCGGGGCGGGGCTCGCAGCCCCGCAGCCGGCTTAGGGCTAGAGAGGCTGCTTCGCTGCTAGCAGCTGGCGCGATGTACCTCCGCCGGGCGGTCTCCAAGACCCTGGCGCTCCCACTGAGGGCGCCCCCAGGCCCCGCGCCGCTCCGGAAAGACG CATCTCTTCGCTGGATATCATCTAACAAATTCCCTGGATCATCTGGATCAAATATGATCTATTATCTGGTTGTAGGTGTCACAGTCAGTGCTGGTGGATATTAT ACTTACAAGAGAGTCACATCAGGGAAGGCCAAACGCAGCGATCATGTAacagatttgaaagaaaaaaccaAAGTGGAGTTACAACCACCTCAAG gtgaaaaagAGAACCTTGTGGGTGCTGAGGAAGCCAGTTTAGAAGCCCCTGAAGTATCTTCAACGGAAGCCTCTCCGGTGGTTACTGAAGATATTCCCGATGCTCCAGCTGTGGTCGTTAAAGAGGCTCCCCCCTGTCCAGATGACGCCGAGGCTGCTCCTGCGGAGACCGTGGTGGTCGGTGCAGAACCTAAGCCAGAGATGACAGACGCGGCGACAGTGGAGACAACAGAGGTCAGCACTGAGACGACCTCAGAGGTCACGAGCGCAGGTCCGGAGGAAGCTGCTGCCGTGGATAGTGCTGAAGGTACAACGGAGAACGAAAGCCCTGGTGAAtgtgctgaactggaagaaaattCTCCAGTTGAGTCAGAATCCTCTGCCGGGGAGGATTTACAGGAAGAAGCCTGTGCAGGTTCTGAAGCCGCCTCAGCCCAAGGCTAA